In a single window of the Ruminococcus albus 7 = DSM 20455 genome:
- a CDS encoding ABC transporter ATP-binding protein, which translates to MADLLQLAELKAWYDPEKQVLKGLDLILEEHSVIGLIGLNGAGKTTLMNVLCGLHTGFSSNELKFSGKNFSFKDKEFKEQRYIVFSEDESFGYFSFDEYIAYVFGCYNKKPDKTYIDELVEKFGFGDYRSTFIKDLSLGNRRKVYLITGFALKLPLLLLDEPVNGLDFNSTEALYDLIAGYKKFGTVLFSSHILESVTLTSDKVLVLENGIIARTYSGSDITTENIRDSLEKASVVKDV; encoded by the coding sequence ATGGCTGATCTTCTTCAACTGGCTGAACTTAAAGCCTGGTATGACCCTGAAAAACAAGTCCTTAAAGGACTTGATCTTATCCTGGAAGAACACAGTGTCATCGGACTTATAGGTCTTAATGGTGCAGGAAAAACTACCCTTATGAACGTTCTATGCGGACTTCACACGGGTTTTTCAAGTAATGAGCTAAAATTTTCAGGTAAAAATTTCAGTTTCAAGGACAAGGAATTCAAAGAGCAGAGATATATAGTATTCTCGGAAGACGAGTCCTTTGGATATTTCTCATTTGATGAGTATATCGCTTATGTATTCGGCTGTTATAACAAAAAGCCCGATAAAACATATATTGATGAACTGGTGGAAAAGTTCGGTTTTGGTGATTACCGAAGTACTTTTATAAAAGACCTCTCCCTAGGCAACCGCAGAAAGGTGTATCTCATCACGGGTTTTGCCCTGAAGCTGCCATTGCTGCTGCTTGATGAACCTGTCAATGGTCTGGATTTCAACAGTACTGAAGCCCTTTATGATCTTATTGCAGGGTACAAGAAGTTCGGTACAGTGCTGTTTTCTTCCCACATACTGGAAAGTGTTACCCTGACCTCAGATAAGGTATTGGTGCTGGAAAACGGAATAATTGCCAGAACTTACTCAGGCAGTGATATTACTACTGAAAATATCAGGGATTCGCTGGAGAAAGCGAGCGTGGTGAAAGATGTTTAA
- the tnpA gene encoding IS66 family insertion sequence element accessory protein TnpA, which translates to MDKTTSITTIKKEMQLQEWSAQIKAQQASGLTIREWCKEKGIKPNTYYNRLRKVREKYIENSPTIVPVSVPCSNENIRIEKKRTSNISSGRYICGHSDRFGA; encoded by the coding sequence ATGGACAAAACAACATCCATCACAACAATCAAAAAAGAAATGCAGCTTCAGGAATGGTCTGCGCAGATCAAAGCACAGCAGGCAAGCGGTCTGACGATCCGGGAATGGTGCAAAGAAAAAGGGATCAAGCCAAACACGTATTACAACCGCCTAAGAAAAGTTCGTGAAAAGTATATCGAAAATTCTCCGACCATCGTTCCTGTATCAGTTCCTTGCTCAAACGAAAATATCCGCATTGAGAAAAAACGGACTTCAAATATCTCTTCCGGCAGATATATCTGCGGACACTCTGACCGCTTTGGTGCATGA
- a CDS encoding RICIN domain-containing protein, which yields MSRFSIAKKLTSAVAAVGIAVSALTTAVPLNAFAASNYISDGWYYIKNVNSQKYLDVSGKKDADGSNVIQYKGNGGNNQKWYVTNLGNNVITIRSGLKGGRMLDVENGANTDGANIRLWSANGANAQKFKVVKSSSGVYCLKTENSGESKAVDVYGWSTSDNGNINQWTYNGLACQQFKFESTSAGASKSSGSSSSSSSSSSSSSSSSSGSSSSSSGSSSSSGSSLEVKNGGTSLSSALSKAKKGDTVVINGTVKSGAVKVPAGVNISGKNSAVIDFSSTSGGNGRGLTFEGNGSTVQNVCIKNASDNGLYITGSNNTFKNVEACYNKDAGFQVCNGGSNNKFYSCHSHHNADAKGENADGFANKLHSGTGNYYENCIADYNSDDGWDCYAAHGAVTLVNCQANYNGYCDGIYGDGNGFKMGGVDNKTSGEKAHLDPLNHVLKGCTAKGNYASGFDRNNQNGVVTMENCTGDSNKKYNFNWPASGTPSALGYKVTFGVAKIISCTSKNGKNNIGGAKLSGNCSGF from the coding sequence ATGTCAAGATTTAGTATTGCAAAAAAATTAACTTCTGCGGTTGCAGCTGTTGGTATTGCTGTATCCGCACTGACCACCGCTGTACCGCTGAATGCGTTCGCAGCATCCAATTACATCTCCGATGGCTGGTATTATATCAAAAACGTCAACAGCCAGAAATACCTCGATGTATCGGGCAAAAAAGATGCCGATGGTTCCAACGTTATCCAGTATAAGGGCAACGGCGGCAATAACCAGAAGTGGTATGTCACCAATCTCGGCAATAACGTTATCACTATCAGAAGCGGTCTGAAAGGCGGACGTATGCTCGATGTTGAGAATGGCGCTAACACCGATGGAGCCAATATCCGCCTGTGGTCTGCCAACGGCGCTAACGCTCAGAAATTCAAGGTAGTCAAGAGTTCTTCCGGCGTTTACTGCCTTAAGACCGAAAACAGCGGCGAATCCAAAGCGGTAGATGTTTACGGCTGGTCAACCTCCGATAACGGCAACATCAATCAGTGGACTTATAACGGACTCGCCTGCCAGCAGTTCAAGTTTGAGTCTACTTCTGCAGGTGCAAGCAAATCTTCGGGCAGCTCTTCGTCGAGCAGTTCATCTTCTTCAAGCAGCAGCTCATCATCTTCAGGCAGCAGTTCTTCATCTTCAGGCAGTTCATCTTCTTCGGGTTCTTCCCTTGAAGTAAAGAACGGCGGCACCTCCCTTTCGTCTGCACTCAGCAAGGCTAAAAAGGGCGATACCGTTGTCATCAACGGCACAGTAAAGTCGGGCGCTGTAAAGGTACCCGCAGGCGTTAACATCTCAGGCAAGAACTCCGCTGTCATCGACTTCTCGTCTACTTCGGGCGGCAACGGCAGAGGTCTTACTTTCGAGGGCAACGGCAGTACCGTACAGAACGTTTGCATAAAGAACGCTTCCGATAACGGTCTGTACATCACAGGCTCCAACAACACCTTCAAGAACGTTGAGGCTTGCTATAACAAGGATGCAGGCTTCCAGGTATGCAACGGCGGTTCAAACAACAAGTTCTACAGCTGCCATTCTCACCACAATGCAGATGCTAAGGGCGAGAATGCTGACGGATTCGCAAACAAGCTGCATTCGGGCACAGGCAACTATTACGAGAACTGCATCGCTGACTACAACAGCGACGACGGCTGGGACTGCTATGCTGCTCACGGCGCAGTTACCCTCGTTAACTGCCAGGCTAACTACAACGGCTACTGCGACGGCATCTACGGTGACGGCAACGGCTTCAAGATGGGCGGCGTTGACAACAAGACCAGCGGTGAAAAGGCTCACCTCGATCCCCTCAACCACGTTCTCAAAGGCTGCACTGCTAAGGGCAACTACGCTTCGGGCTTTGACAGAAACAACCAGAACGGTGTTGTAACTATGGAGAACTGCACAGGCGACAGCAACAAGAAGTACAACTTCAACTGGCCTGCAAGCGGCACTCCTTCCGCACTGGGTTACAAGGTAACTTTCGGTGTGGCTAAGATAATCAGCTGCACTTCCAAGAACGGCAAGAACAACATCGGCGGCGCTAAGCTGTCCGGCAATTGCTCTGGTTTTTAA
- the tnpA gene encoding IS66 family insertion sequence element accessory protein TnpA: MDKTTSITTIKKEMQLQEWSAQIKAQQASGLTIREWCKEKGIKPNTYYNRLRKVREKYIENSPTIVPVSVPCSNENIRIEKNGLQISLPADISADTLTALVHELC; encoded by the coding sequence ATGGACAAAACAACATCCATCACAACAATCAAAAAAGAAATGCAGCTTCAGGAATGGTCTGCGCAGATCAAAGCACAGCAGGCAAGCGGTCTGACGATCCGGGAATGGTGCAAAGAAAAAGGGATCAAGCCAAACACGTATTACAACCGCCTAAGAAAAGTTCGTGAAAAGTATATCGAAAATTCTCCGACCATCGTTCCTGTATCAGTTCCTTGCTCAAACGAAAATATCCGCATTGAGAAAAACGGACTTCAAATATCTCTTCCGGCAGATATATCTGCGGACACTCTGACCGCTTTGGTGCATGAGCTATGCTGA
- a CDS encoding SOS response-associated peptidase family protein, which produces MQPEGTEITYLAGLYRFEEHRGIQIPMFTVLTREAVDPVSSIHDRMPLILGKDSLRDWIRPNGDPNSIMKKALTKMIMEKAKDYPEPLPSFMQI; this is translated from the coding sequence ATACAACCAGAAGGAACGGAAATAACATACCTGGCAGGATTGTACCGCTTTGAAGAGCATAGAGGTATTCAGATACCGATGTTCACTGTGCTTACAAGAGAAGCAGTCGATCCTGTAAGCAGTATTCATGATCGGATGCCTTTGATACTTGGTAAAGATAGTTTGAGAGACTGGATTCGTCCAAACGGTGATCCGAATAGTATTATGAAAAAGGCTTTGACAAAGATGATTATGGAAAAGGCAAAGGACTATCCTGAACCACTTCCTTCGTTTATGCAAATATAA
- a CDS encoding SUKH-3 domain-containing protein translates to MKGSEMSIIIDDQYRHSPRYEKHFNVFCEGLEKHFNDIPVFDAAMQFYKEYHFIRYLSDHNGVTCGSFEYDDTNLHLNGIRLEEAVRKLVKDNGIKYLPAAVVYLKKAFFRFILINENGEFYLDDGTYLGTDYEKIVESILNGEKEIVPILNDRIYTSLERHGWDPDKIIDTAPIEEKYRELGFSFFPAANKFFEVIPIGKYRIWIPKSDDDCYVGFYPNKRMKDPKEFQNEIGEDLLTIAAKREANFFISESGKFYAQYEFTREMFYVTDDLYLFIYYLLINRNGF, encoded by the coding sequence ATGAAAGGTTCAGAAATGAGTATTATAATAGATGATCAGTATAGACACAGTCCACGTTATGAAAAACATTTCAATGTTTTTTGTGAAGGATTAGAGAAGCATTTTAATGATATCCCTGTTTTTGATGCGGCAATGCAGTTTTATAAGGAGTATCATTTTATAAGGTATTTAAGCGATCACAATGGCGTAACATGTGGTTCTTTTGAGTATGATGATACAAATCTTCATCTTAACGGAATTCGTCTTGAAGAAGCAGTTCGTAAACTTGTAAAAGACAACGGTATAAAATATTTGCCTGCTGCTGTAGTTTACCTAAAGAAAGCTTTTTTTAGATTCATACTCATCAATGAGAACGGTGAGTTTTATCTTGATGACGGAACATACCTCGGTACAGACTATGAAAAGATAGTTGAGAGTATTCTTAATGGTGAAAAAGAGATCGTTCCGATACTGAACGACAGGATATATACCAGTCTTGAAAGACACGGTTGGGATCCTGATAAGATCATTGATACTGCGCCTATTGAAGAAAAATACAGGGAGCTTGGATTTTCATTTTTCCCTGCAGCAAATAAATTCTTTGAGGTGATCCCTATCGGTAAATATAGGATCTGGATCCCTAAATCAGATGATGATTGCTATGTAGGATTTTACCCTAATAAAAGAATGAAAGATCCGAAAGAATTCCAAAATGAAATAGGCGAGGATCTGCTGACTATTGCTGCAAAAAGAGAGGCAAACTTCTTCATAAGCGAGAGCGGTAAATTTTACGCACAGTATGAGTTCACCAGAGAAATGTTCTATGTGACGGATGATCTGTATTTATTTATATACTACCTGCTGATAAATCGAAACGGTTTTTGA
- a CDS encoding AAA family ATPase, with amino-acid sequence MGMLLNPSAESYRMAVNSKIYIDKSMLISVMNECINTSQRFVCVSRPRRFGKSITADMLCAYYGQEDTDSLFRTLKISGSPDYKKYLNKFQVIHLNMINFMDKHDSLEGSLDYLQKRLLHELKSQFSGVDCFDWNDLPSVLEDIYNAVHVKFVFVIDEWDCIFRRNKNDTENQTLYLDFLRSLLKDKVYVALAYMTGILPIKKYGEHSALNMFKEISVADAGVYAEYTGFTEEEVRELCGKYEMDFDEVKRWYDGYNVNDVSIYNPKSVVEAMLSKELGNYWTQTETYEALKEYIQANFDGLRDKVVQLIADEPVKVNILKFQNDMTNFSSADDVLTLLIHLGYLTYNKADRSCYIPNEEVRQEFINCIEDGGWENVMSAIRSSERLLEDTLKGNEKAVSDALRELHYQNTSLLTYNNENSLSCLLSLAFYSAKKYYTIFRELETGEGFADLVFIPLKHSDKPAMLVELKYDRSADTAIRQIKEKRYHGALTEYLDKLIIVGINYDKNTKEHTCRIERFNAEK; translated from the coding sequence ATGGGTATGCTGCTGAATCCGAGTGCGGAAAGTTACCGAATGGCGGTTAATTCAAAGATATACATTGATAAATCAATGCTGATCTCTGTAATGAATGAGTGCATAAATACATCTCAGCGGTTTGTATGTGTGAGCCGTCCCCGCAGGTTCGGAAAATCTATCACTGCTGATATGCTTTGTGCGTATTACGGTCAGGAGGATACCGACAGTCTGTTCAGGACTCTGAAGATATCGGGTTCTCCCGACTACAAAAAATATCTCAATAAGTTTCAGGTCATACATCTGAATATGATCAATTTTATGGATAAACATGACTCTCTTGAAGGCTCACTGGATTATCTTCAGAAGAGACTTCTCCATGAATTGAAGTCACAGTTCAGCGGCGTTGACTGCTTTGACTGGAACGACTTACCCTCTGTTCTGGAGGATATCTACAATGCTGTTCATGTGAAGTTTGTATTTGTTATCGATGAGTGGGACTGTATTTTCCGCAGGAACAAGAATGATACCGAAAATCAGACTCTTTATCTTGATTTTTTGCGCAGTCTTCTGAAAGACAAGGTGTATGTTGCACTTGCATATATGACAGGTATCCTGCCAATAAAGAAGTATGGCGAGCATTCAGCACTCAATATGTTCAAGGAGATATCTGTAGCCGATGCAGGTGTTTATGCCGAATATACAGGCTTTACCGAAGAGGAAGTCAGGGAGCTTTGCGGCAAGTATGAAATGGACTTCGATGAGGTCAAGCGCTGGTATGATGGATACAATGTCAATGATGTATCGATATACAATCCGAAGTCCGTTGTCGAGGCAATGCTGAGCAAGGAGTTAGGCAACTATTGGACGCAGACAGAGACTTACGAGGCGTTGAAAGAATATATCCAAGCGAATTTTGACGGTTTGCGTGACAAGGTGGTACAGCTTATTGCAGATGAGCCAGTGAAGGTAAATATTCTTAAATTCCAGAACGATATGACAAATTTCAGTTCTGCTGATGATGTGCTGACACTTTTGATACATCTGGGATATCTGACCTACAATAAGGCAGACAGAAGTTGCTATATCCCAAATGAGGAAGTACGGCAGGAATTCATCAACTGCATTGAGGATGGCGGTTGGGAGAATGTCATGTCAGCAATTAGAAGTTCGGAAAGACTGTTGGAAGATACGCTGAAAGGCAATGAAAAGGCAGTCAGTGATGCACTTCGTGAGCTGCATTATCAGAACACTTCGCTGCTGACATACAACAATGAAAATTCTCTGAGCTGTCTTCTGAGCCTTGCATTTTATTCTGCTAAGAAGTATTATACTATTTTCAGAGAGCTGGAAACAGGCGAGGGTTTTGCAGATCTGGTGTTTATCCCATTGAAGCATTCTGACAAACCTGCGATGCTGGTTGAGTTGAAATATGATAGATCCGCCGACACAGCGATCCGTCAGATAAAAGAAAAACGCTACCATGGCGCGTTGACAGAATATCTTGATAAGCTGATCATCGTGGGCATAAACTATGATAAAAATACCAAGGAGCATACTTGCAGGATAGAACGCTTTAATGCCGAAAAATAG
- the tnpC gene encoding IS66 family transposase: MSEPNMTSEIVSLRNENAVLKEELALANQQLAWFRKQIFGRKTEQTSVVMEKEFGVQLSMFGNNEEKSAAKSAETITVPEHKRKKKRTHDEWMNNLPVKEEHHKIDNPVCEICGAEMEELTPEKAYDELIFTPPKYHIRRHIVHKYKCPECGEKPEERDEPCHIIRAPYPHAMIPGSYCSPELLAHIIYEKYAKSVPLHRQEKDFNSKNIPLLKATMSNWVGTAAEKWCLPIVEKMHEMLIAGQMIHADETTVQVLHEEGRKPTTTSRMWVYCNGKMNDRSIIIFDYQPTRKGEHASNFLKGFIGYLICDGYDAYNAVEGAKRCGCMTHARRGFIQALPNDQKLHSTSVAAKAVEYFNKIYHEENLLADSSTEYRYKQRLVKVKPLLDEFFAWLENVQVSGKGKLTDAVRYALNERKYLYTFLENGDVPIDNNRAENAIRPFALGRKNWLFSNTANGARSSATLYSIISTAQANGVDAEKYLTELFSQPAGTILLPWREENET, encoded by the coding sequence ATGTCCGAACCAAATATGACATCGGAAATTGTATCGCTCCGTAATGAAAACGCTGTTCTCAAGGAAGAACTAGCACTTGCCAATCAGCAGTTAGCGTGGTTCAGAAAGCAGATATTCGGAAGAAAAACAGAGCAGACATCTGTTGTTATGGAAAAGGAGTTCGGTGTTCAGCTTTCCATGTTCGGAAACAATGAAGAAAAATCCGCAGCTAAATCTGCCGAAACAATTACTGTTCCCGAACACAAGCGCAAGAAAAAACGCACTCACGATGAATGGATGAACAATCTGCCTGTAAAAGAAGAACATCACAAAATTGACAACCCGGTATGCGAAATATGCGGCGCCGAAATGGAAGAACTGACTCCCGAAAAGGCTTACGATGAACTTATATTTACGCCGCCAAAATATCATATCCGCAGGCATATAGTACATAAGTACAAGTGTCCCGAGTGCGGAGAAAAGCCCGAAGAAAGGGACGAACCTTGTCATATCATCCGTGCGCCATATCCTCACGCTATGATCCCGGGAAGCTATTGCTCTCCCGAACTTCTGGCTCATATCATCTACGAAAAATATGCAAAGTCAGTACCTCTGCACCGTCAGGAAAAGGACTTTAATTCCAAAAACATACCTCTGCTCAAAGCGACTATGTCTAATTGGGTAGGCACTGCTGCCGAAAAATGGTGTTTGCCGATTGTGGAGAAAATGCATGAGATGCTTATCGCAGGGCAGATGATCCATGCCGATGAAACGACCGTTCAGGTGCTTCACGAGGAAGGCCGAAAGCCTACCACGACATCAAGAATGTGGGTCTACTGCAACGGCAAAATGAATGACAGGAGCATCATCATTTTCGATTATCAGCCGACACGAAAGGGTGAGCACGCCTCGAATTTCCTGAAAGGATTTATCGGCTATCTTATCTGTGACGGATACGATGCCTACAATGCAGTCGAGGGTGCTAAGCGATGCGGCTGTATGACTCATGCAAGGCGTGGTTTTATTCAGGCTCTTCCGAACGACCAAAAGCTGCACAGCACTTCTGTTGCGGCAAAGGCAGTAGAATATTTCAACAAGATATATCACGAAGAAAATCTGCTTGCCGACAGCTCCACAGAATACAGATATAAACAGCGCCTTGTGAAGGTAAAGCCTTTGCTTGACGAGTTTTTTGCGTGGCTTGAAAATGTTCAGGTCAGTGGTAAGGGCAAGCTGACAGATGCAGTAAGATATGCGTTGAATGAACGGAAATATCTTTACACGTTTCTTGAAAACGGAGACGTGCCTATCGACAACAACAGAGCCGAAAACGCAATAAGACCGTTTGCGTTAGGCCGAAAAAATTGGCTGTTTTCAAATACAGCAAACGGAGCCAGATCAAGTGCAACGCTGTATTCGATCATTTCAACTGCACAGGCGAACGGTGTTGATGCTGAGAAATACCTGACCGAGCTGTTTTCACAGCCTGCGGGGACGATATTATTACCATGGAGGGAAGAAAATGAAACTTAG
- the tnpB gene encoding IS66 family insertion sequence element accessory protein TnpB (TnpB, as the term is used for proteins encoded by IS66 family insertion elements, is considered an accessory protein, since TnpC, encoded by a neighboring gene, is a DDE family transposase.) — protein sequence MLNDLAADAQVYLVTGYTDLRRGIDGLATIVQAQLRLDPFSKALFLFCGRRCDRIKGLLWEGDGFLLLYKRLDNGRFQWPRSETEAVMLTSQQIRWLLEGLKIEQPKAIREGKPGALY from the coding sequence ATGCTGAATGATCTGGCAGCGGACGCACAGGTCTATCTTGTTACGGGATACACCGACCTTCGACGCGGGATAGACGGACTTGCGACTATCGTTCAGGCTCAGCTTCGACTTGACCCGTTCTCGAAAGCATTGTTTTTGTTCTGCGGCAGACGTTGTGACCGCATCAAAGGTCTGCTGTGGGAGGGCGATGGTTTTCTGCTGTTGTACAAGCGCCTTGACAACGGAAGATTCCAGTGGCCGCGCAGTGAGACCGAAGCAGTAATGCTCACATCTCAGCAAATTCGCTGGCTTCTGGAAGGCTTGAAAATAGAGCAGCCGAAGGCTATCCGTGAGGGAAAGCCGGGGGCGCTGTATTAA
- the tnpC gene encoding IS66 family transposase, with amino-acid sequence MSEPNMTSEIVSLRNENAVLKEELALANQQLAWFRKQIFGRKTEQTSVVMEKEFGVQLSMFGNNEEKSAAKSAETITVPEHKRKKKRTHDEWMNNLPVKEEHHKIDNPVCEICGAEMEELTPEKAYDELIFTPPKYHIRRHIVHKYKCPECGEKPEERDEPCHIIRAPYPHAMIPGSYCSPELLAHIIYEKYAKSVPLHRQEKDFNSKNIPLLKATMSNWVGTAAEKWCLPIVEKMHEMLIAGQMIHADETTVQVLHEEGRKPTTTSRMWVYCNGKMNDRSIIIFDYQPTRKGEHASNFLKGFIGYLICDGYDAYNAVEGAKRCGCMTHARRGFIQALPNDQKLHSTSVAAKAVEYFNKIYHEENLLADSSTEYRYKQRLVKVKPLLDEFFAWLENVQVSGKGKLTDAVRYALNERKYLYTFLENGDVPIDNNRAENAIRPFALGRKNWLFSNTANGARSSATLYSIISTAQANGVDAEKYLTELFSQPAGTILLPWRKKMKLSNEDAKLFYELFFPLLDYVNREYHILPEEDYFGQGMIDPQDAAEVAHFYGNGHGSLMIILSDRICPKNTWRYLKAGKGASPADLSLSDIGKRDRYLYRSMTILFFL; translated from the coding sequence ATGTCCGAACCAAATATGACATCGGAAATTGTATCGCTCCGTAATGAAAACGCTGTTCTCAAGGAAGAACTAGCACTTGCCAATCAGCAGTTAGCGTGGTTCAGAAAGCAGATATTCGGAAGAAAAACAGAGCAGACATCTGTTGTTATGGAAAAGGAGTTCGGTGTTCAGCTTTCCATGTTCGGAAACAATGAAGAAAAATCCGCAGCTAAATCTGCCGAAACAATTACTGTTCCCGAACACAAGCGCAAGAAAAAACGCACTCACGATGAATGGATGAACAATCTGCCTGTAAAAGAAGAACATCACAAAATTGACAACCCGGTATGCGAAATATGCGGCGCCGAAATGGAAGAACTGACTCCCGAAAAGGCTTACGATGAACTTATATTTACGCCGCCAAAATATCATATCCGCAGGCATATAGTACATAAGTACAAGTGTCCCGAGTGCGGAGAAAAGCCCGAAGAAAGGGACGAACCTTGTCATATCATCCGTGCGCCATATCCTCACGCTATGATCCCGGGAAGCTATTGCTCTCCCGAACTTCTGGCTCATATCATCTACGAAAAATATGCAAAGTCAGTACCTCTGCACCGTCAGGAAAAGGACTTTAATTCCAAAAACATACCTCTGCTCAAAGCGACTATGTCTAATTGGGTAGGCACTGCTGCCGAAAAATGGTGTTTGCCGATTGTGGAGAAAATGCATGAGATGCTTATCGCAGGGCAGATGATCCATGCCGATGAAACGACCGTTCAGGTGCTTCACGAGGAAGGCCGAAAGCCTACCACGACATCAAGAATGTGGGTCTACTGCAACGGCAAAATGAATGACAGGAGCATCATCATTTTCGATTATCAGCCGACACGAAAGGGTGAGCACGCCTCGAATTTCCTGAAAGGATTTATCGGCTATCTTATCTGTGACGGATACGATGCCTACAATGCAGTCGAGGGTGCTAAGCGATGCGGCTGTATGACTCATGCAAGGCGTGGTTTTATTCAGGCTCTTCCGAACGACCAAAAGCTGCACAGCACTTCTGTTGCGGCAAAGGCAGTAGAATATTTCAACAAGATATATCACGAAGAAAATCTGCTTGCCGACAGCTCCACAGAATACAGATATAAACAGCGCCTTGTGAAGGTAAAGCCTTTGCTTGACGAGTTTTTTGCGTGGCTTGAAAATGTTCAGGTCAGTGGTAAGGGCAAGCTGACAGATGCAGTAAGATATGCGTTGAATGAACGGAAATATCTTTACACGTTTCTTGAAAACGGAGACGTGCCTATCGACAACAACAGAGCCGAAAACGCAATAAGACCGTTTGCGTTAGGCCGAAAAAATTGGCTGTTTTCAAATACAGCAAACGGAGCCAGATCAAGTGCAACGCTGTATTCGATCATTTCAACTGCACAGGCGAACGGTGTTGATGCTGAGAAATACCTGACCGAGCTGTTTTCACAGCCTGCGGGGACGATATTATTACCATGGAGGAAGAAAATGAAACTTAGTAATGAAGATGCAAAGCTGTTTTATGAACTGTTTTTTCCACTGCTTGACTATGTGAACAGAGAATATCATATACTTCCTGAGGAAGATTATTTCGGGCAAGGAATGATCGACCCACAGGACGCTGCGGAGGTTGCCCACTTTTATGGGAACGGACATGGATCATTGATGATTATCTTGAGCGATCGGATCTGCCCGAAGAACACATGGAGATACTTAAAAGCTGGAAAGGGTGCATCACCGGCAGATTTATCATTGAGCGACATTGGAAAAAGGGATCGGTATTTATATCGATCGATGACAATTCTGTTTTTCTTGTAA